One Mariprofundus sp. NF genomic region harbors:
- a CDS encoding group II truncated hemoglobin — protein MQIQSDSRTFYERIGGEEPLRQLVQRFYRHMDELTETVTIRRMHAPDLKSAEDKLFMFLSGWMGGPSLYIEKFGHPRLRMRHMPFKIGESERDQWMLCMKHALADVVTDKTLSAELYAALYSVADFMRNQPE, from the coding sequence ATGCAAATCCAGAGTGATAGCCGCACCTTTTACGAAAGAATCGGTGGTGAAGAGCCCCTGCGCCAACTGGTGCAGCGCTTCTATCGTCACATGGATGAACTGACTGAAACAGTGACTATCCGCCGTATGCATGCCCCCGATCTAAAATCCGCCGAAGATAAGCTGTTCATGTTCCTCTCCGGCTGGATGGGCGGCCCATCCCTGTATATTGAGAAGTTCGGCCACCCTCGCCTGCGTATGCGTCATATGCCCTTCAAGATCGGCGAATCCGAACGTGATCAATGGATGCTCTGCATGAAACACGCACTGGCTGACGTAGTAACAGACAAAACCCTCTCTGCTGAACTCTACGCCGCCCTATACAGCGTCGCAGATTTCATGCGCAATCAACCTGAATAA